In one Pleomorphomonas sp. T1.2MG-36 genomic region, the following are encoded:
- a CDS encoding MerR family transcriptional regulator, which translates to MTDMPIGEISRRSQVKVPTIRYYEQIGLLPTPPRSEGNRRLYGARDLRRLSFIRHARDLGFEIDAIRTLLTLQDNPTQPCAEADGIARQKLAEVNARIESLMALKEELEAMVGGCGHRCVGECRVIEVLANHDNCLHAEH; encoded by the coding sequence ATGACGGATATGCCGATCGGTGAAATCTCCCGGCGCAGCCAGGTGAAGGTGCCCACCATTCGCTATTACGAACAGATCGGCCTGCTACCGACACCGCCGCGCAGTGAGGGAAACCGCCGCCTATACGGTGCGCGCGACCTGAGGCGCCTTTCCTTCATCCGCCATGCCCGCGACCTCGGCTTCGAGATAGACGCCATCAGGACCCTGCTGACCTTGCAGGACAACCCAACCCAACCTTGCGCGGAAGCCGACGGCATTGCCCGTCAGAAGCTCGCCGAGGTCAATGCCCGCATAGAGAGCCTGATGGCTCTGAAGGAAGAACTGGAAGCGATGGTTGGCGGTTGTGGGCATCGCTGCGTCGGCGAATGCCGAGTGATCGAAGTGTTGGCCAATCACGACAACTGCCTGCACGCCGAGCACTGA
- the pfkB gene encoding 1-phosphofructokinase has product MTSPIITVTLNPAIDLTVTLDDLTPGKVHRARAAQSNVGGKGINVAGCIADWGIPVVATGVLGRGNDATFTDFFKDKGIQDRFVRTAGDTRTNIKIADVVTGTTTDINLPGLTFDDETYDMVLDVLRREVVESALVVLAGSLPLGQPASVWARLTADLCLLRCRVMLDTSGASLAASLAAPRENLPFAVKPNRVELESWAGRPLVEVADIVAAARDVQALGIELVVVSRGEQGAIFLRGNTALSARLPVVNALSTVGAGDAMVAGIASSLADNLGLEALARRAVAFATAKLGRIGPHLPSPDDVRQLARRVDVAVLAS; this is encoded by the coding sequence ATGACCTCGCCCATCATCACCGTTACGCTCAATCCGGCGATCGACCTCACGGTCACGCTCGATGATCTGACGCCCGGCAAGGTTCACCGCGCCCGCGCGGCGCAGTCCAATGTCGGCGGCAAGGGCATCAACGTCGCCGGCTGCATTGCCGACTGGGGGATTCCCGTCGTGGCAACCGGTGTGCTCGGTCGCGGCAACGACGCCACGTTCACGGACTTCTTCAAGGACAAGGGCATTCAGGACCGCTTCGTTCGTACGGCCGGAGACACCCGCACCAACATCAAGATCGCCGACGTCGTGACCGGAACCACGACGGACATCAACCTTCCCGGCCTTACCTTCGACGACGAGACCTACGACATGGTGCTCGACGTGCTGCGACGCGAGGTGGTCGAAAGCGCCTTGGTGGTACTCGCCGGTTCGCTGCCGCTCGGCCAGCCGGCCAGTGTTTGGGCGAGACTTACTGCCGATCTCTGCCTTCTCCGTTGCCGCGTCATGCTCGATACCTCCGGCGCGTCGCTTGCCGCGTCCCTCGCGGCGCCGCGCGAAAACCTGCCGTTTGCCGTCAAGCCCAACCGGGTGGAACTGGAATCCTGGGCCGGACGGCCGCTCGTGGAAGTGGCCGATATTGTTGCCGCCGCCCGTGACGTCCAGGCCCTCGGCATCGAACTCGTGGTCGTCTCGCGCGGTGAACAGGGCGCCATCTTCTTGCGGGGAAACACGGCGTTGTCGGCCCGCTTGCCAGTGGTCAACGCGCTGTCGACGGTAGGTGCCGGCGACGCCATGGTGGCAGGCATCGCATCCTCGCTTGCCGACAACCTTGGCCTCGAGGCGCTGGCCCGCCGCGCCGTAGCCTTCGCCACCGCCAAACTCGGACGAATCGGCCCACATCTCCCCTCGCCGGATGACGTCCGTCAGTTGGCTCGCCGGGTCGACGTGGCCGTGCTTGCCAGCTGA
- the fba gene encoding class II fructose-bisphosphate aldolase (catalyzes the reversible aldol condensation of dihydroxyacetonephosphate and glyceraldehyde 3-phosphate in the Calvin cycle, glycolysis, and/or gluconeogenesis), producing MALVSLRQLLDHAAEHGYGMPAFNINNMEQMLSVMAAAKETDSPVIMQASRGARAFANDIVLSHLIKAAIELYPDVPVCMHQDHGNSEATCLSAITNGFSSVMMDGSLKADGKTPADFDYNANVTGRVAELSHMVGASTEGELGVLGSLETGMGDKEDGHGAEGVLSKDQLLTDPDEAVKFVKRTKVDALAIAMGTSHGAYKFSRKPTGDVLAIYRIKEIHERMPNVHLVMHGSSSVPQDLLDIINAYGGQMPQTFGVPVEEIVNGIKHGVRKVNIDTDCRMAITGAIRKFFAEKPAEFDPRSFMKPAMAAMQKVCKQRYEEFGAAGHGSKIKAIPLADMAKRYASGELDPKIA from the coding sequence ATGGCGCTGGTTTCACTGCGGCAGTTGCTCGATCATGCCGCCGAACATGGCTATGGCATGCCGGCCTTCAACATCAACAACATGGAGCAGATGCTGTCCGTCATGGCTGCGGCCAAGGAGACTGACAGTCCGGTGATCATGCAGGCCAGCCGCGGCGCCCGCGCGTTCGCCAACGACATCGTTCTCAGCCACCTGATCAAGGCTGCCATCGAGCTCTATCCCGATGTGCCGGTGTGCATGCATCAGGACCACGGCAACTCGGAAGCCACCTGCCTTTCGGCCATCACCAACGGCTTCTCGTCGGTCATGATGGACGGCTCGCTCAAGGCCGACGGCAAGACCCCCGCCGACTTCGACTACAACGCCAATGTCACCGGCCGCGTCGCCGAGCTCAGCCACATGGTTGGCGCCTCGACGGAAGGTGAGCTGGGCGTTCTCGGCTCGCTCGAGACCGGCATGGGCGACAAGGAAGACGGCCACGGTGCCGAAGGCGTGCTCAGCAAGGATCAGCTCCTGACCGATCCCGACGAAGCCGTGAAGTTCGTCAAGCGCACCAAGGTCGACGCCCTGGCCATCGCCATGGGTACCAGCCACGGCGCCTACAAGTTCTCCCGCAAGCCGACGGGCGACGTGCTTGCCATCTACCGCATCAAGGAAATCCACGAGCGCATGCCGAACGTGCACCTTGTCATGCACGGCTCGTCGTCGGTTCCGCAGGACCTTCTCGACATCATCAACGCCTATGGTGGCCAGATGCCCCAGACCTTCGGCGTTCCGGTCGAGGAAATCGTCAACGGCATCAAGCACGGCGTGCGCAAGGTGAACATCGACACCGACTGCCGCATGGCCATCACCGGCGCCATCCGCAAGTTCTTCGCGGAGAAGCCCGCCGAATTCGATCCGCGCTCCTTCATGAAGCCGGCCATGGCCGCCATGCAGAAGGTCTGCAAGCAGCGTTACGAGGAATTCGGCGCCGCCGGTCACGGTTCGAAGATCAAGGCGATCCCGCTCGCCGACATGGCCAAGCGCTATGCCTCGGGCGAACTGGATCCCAAGATCGCCTGA
- the bcp gene encoding thioredoxin-dependent thiol peroxidase has product MMTVAVGSPAPEFTLATDQGEISLAALKGRPAVVYFYPKDDTSGCTREAIGFSCLADEFAKAGATVIGISPDTVEKHGKFRAKHKLSVALGSDPEHQVAELYGAWGEKSLYGKKYFGIIRSTFLVDANGTVAKVWPKVKVEGHAEEVLAAVMAL; this is encoded by the coding sequence ATGATGACCGTTGCCGTGGGATCCCCTGCTCCAGAATTCACCCTGGCGACCGACCAGGGCGAGATTTCTCTTGCCGCGCTCAAGGGACGCCCGGCAGTCGTCTATTTCTATCCCAAAGACGACACGTCGGGCTGTACGCGCGAGGCGATCGGCTTCTCCTGCCTCGCCGATGAGTTCGCCAAAGCCGGCGCGACGGTGATTGGAATCTCGCCGGACACGGTGGAAAAGCATGGCAAGTTCCGCGCCAAGCACAAGCTATCGGTGGCGCTCGGTTCGGACCCCGAGCACCAGGTTGCCGAGCTTTATGGGGCTTGGGGCGAAAAGTCGCTCTACGGCAAGAAGTATTTTGGAATCATCCGCTCGACCTTCCTGGTCGATGCCAATGGGACCGTGGCGAAAGTCTGGCCCAAGGTGAAGGTCGAAGGTCACGCCGAAGAGGTCCTGGCGGCGGTCATGGCACTGTAG
- a CDS encoding peptidoglycan DD-metalloendopeptidase family protein, which yields MRPQAADRYRSQTSARRIVIISRDNTRTYTFSPLALFGGLTLFLAVSLGFLAATTYLVFRDDLFDLVRERNADMQQAYEDRIARLRSEIDRISSRQILDSVAMDEKVEKIMSAQQGIADRQRAVGELIDKARSIGLIDNSNAAVPADRRAALDPADVTGSVNAYADSGRASLIDRQFDALTAAGGAPAAPKADLRTADGKPDFKAISKHLAAVDADQAKAVEAIAEAANSRVDAAVEIIADAGLRVNVPEAPADSEDAVGGPYIPIVGAQALTAAMQEADQAFGRIALVKAAAARLPLIRPLPGGDMTSNFGSRRDPFLGSLAFHAGIDFRSPTGTDIKPTAPGVVTVAGWSGGYGNLVEVDHGNGVTTRYGHMSRIVARVGDRVTRDTVIGEVGSTGRSTGPHLHYETRTNGSPLNPVNYINAGNKLASLLP from the coding sequence ATGAGACCACAAGCCGCAGATCGATACCGTAGCCAGACCTCGGCGAGACGCATCGTCATCATCAGCCGGGACAACACACGCACCTATACCTTCAGCCCACTGGCCCTGTTCGGCGGCCTTACCCTGTTCCTGGCGGTATCGCTCGGGTTCCTGGCTGCGACCACCTATCTGGTGTTTCGCGACGACCTGTTCGATCTCGTGCGCGAGCGCAACGCCGACATGCAGCAGGCCTATGAGGACCGCATCGCCCGCCTGCGCTCCGAGATCGACCGGATTTCCAGCCGGCAGATTCTCGACAGTGTGGCGATGGACGAGAAGGTCGAGAAGATCATGTCGGCCCAGCAGGGAATCGCCGACCGTCAGCGGGCAGTCGGCGAGCTGATCGACAAGGCGCGAAGCATCGGCCTCATAGACAACAGCAACGCAGCGGTACCCGCCGACAGGCGGGCGGCGCTCGATCCGGCCGACGTGACGGGATCCGTAAACGCCTACGCCGACTCCGGTCGGGCAAGCCTGATCGACCGTCAGTTCGACGCGTTGACGGCGGCCGGCGGGGCCCCTGCCGCGCCCAAGGCCGACCTGCGCACGGCCGATGGCAAGCCCGACTTCAAGGCGATTTCCAAGCACCTCGCCGCTGTCGATGCCGACCAGGCGAAAGCCGTGGAGGCGATTGCCGAGGCTGCCAACTCCCGCGTCGACGCGGCGGTCGAGATCATTGCCGATGCCGGACTGCGCGTGAACGTGCCGGAAGCGCCGGCAGACTCCGAGGATGCGGTTGGTGGCCCCTATATCCCCATCGTCGGCGCCCAGGCGCTCACGGCGGCGATGCAGGAGGCCGATCAGGCCTTCGGCCGCATCGCGCTCGTGAAGGCCGCCGCGGCCCGTCTGCCACTCATCCGCCCCCTGCCCGGCGGTGACATGACCTCGAACTTCGGATCGCGCCGCGACCCGTTCCTCGGTTCGCTGGCGTTCCATGCCGGCATCGACTTCCGGTCGCCCACCGGCACCGACATCAAGCCGACGGCGCCGGGCGTCGTCACGGTGGCCGGCTGGTCCGGCGGCTATGGCAACCTCGTCGAGGTCGATCACGGCAACGGCGTCACCACGCGCTACGGGCACATGTCGCGCATCGTTGCCCGTGTGGGCGACCGCGTGACGCGGGATACCGTCATCGGAGAAGTCGGCTCCACCGGACGCTCCACCGGGCCGCATCTCCATTACGAAACGCGCACCAACGGCTCACCGCTCAATCCCGTCAACTACATCAATGCCGGCAACAAGCTGGCCAGCCTTCTGCCCTGA
- the prfB gene encoding peptide chain release factor 2 (programmed frameshift), whose translation MRAEIEAIVDEIKQGMALLRRHLDWDASQQRMAELNGFVEDPTLWNDPERAQKIMRERTDLESRINGYLKLDRDLKDSIELIELGEMEDDATVVADAENTLRGLKDEIARQQVESMLSGEADANDTYIEVNSGAGGTESQDWTNMLLRMYTRWAEKRGYKVEILEVHDGEEAGIKSATVLVKGHNAYGWMKTESGVHRLVRISPFDSQARRHTSFSSVWVYPVIDDKIEIEINESDCRIDTYRAQGAGGQHINTTDSAVRITHYPSGIVVSCQAERSQHKNRATAWNMLRARLYEAELKKREEKANAENAGKTDIGWGHQIRSYVLQPYQLVKDLRTGVESTSPSDVLNGDLDGFMEAALAQRAFGKQPAEISDID comes from the exons ATGCGAGCCGAAATCGAGGCCATCGTCGACGAGATCAAGCAGGGTATGGCCCTGCTGAGGAGGCATCTT GACTGGGATGCCTCCCAGCAGCGCATGGCCGAACTGAACGGTTTCGTCGAAGATCCAACCCTCTGGAACGATCCCGAACGCGCGCAGAAGATCATGCGCGAGCGAACCGATCTTGAGAGTCGAATCAACGGCTATCTCAAGCTGGACCGCGATCTCAAGGACAGCATCGAGCTGATCGAGCTCGGCGAGATGGAGGATGACGCCACCGTCGTCGCCGATGCCGAGAACACGCTGCGCGGTCTCAAGGACGAGATCGCCCGCCAGCAGGTGGAGTCCATGCTGTCCGGCGAGGCCGACGCCAACGACACCTACATCGAGGTGAACTCGGGCGCCGGTGGTACGGAGAGCCAGGACTGGACCAACATGCTCCTGCGCATGTACACGCGCTGGGCGGAAAAGCGCGGTTACAAGGTCGAGATTCTGGAAGTCCACGACGGCGAAGAGGCTGGCATCAAGAGCGCCACGGTGCTCGTGAAGGGCCACAACGCCTATGGCTGGATGAAGACCGAGTCGGGCGTGCATCGCCTCGTCCGCATCTCGCCGTTCGACAGCCAGGCGCGCCGGCACACGTCGTTCTCCTCGGTCTGGGTCTATCCCGTGATCGACGACAAGATCGAGATCGAGATCAACGAAAGCGACTGTCGCATCGATACCTACCGCGCACAGGGCGCTGGTGGCCAGCACATCAACACTACCGACTCGGCGGTGCGCATCACCCACTATCCCTCGGGCATCGTGGTGTCCTGCCAGGCCGAGCGTTCGCAGCACAAGAATCGTGCGACCGCCTGGAACATGCTGCGCGCGCGCCTCTACGAAGCGGAGCTGAAGAAGCGCGAGGAAAAGGCCAACGCCGAGAACGCCGGCAAGACCGACATCGGCTGGGGGCATCAGATTCGCTCGTATGTCTTGCAGCCCTACCAGTTGGTCAAGGATCTCCGGACCGGTGTCGAGAGCACCTCGCCGTCCGACGTGCTCAACGGCGATCTCGACGGCTTCATGGAAGCCGCTCTGGCCCAGCGCGCCTTCGGCAAGCAGCCGGCCGAGATTTCGGACATCGACTGA
- a CDS encoding penicillin-binding protein 1A: protein MVFVRFFGWVFSIAALLFLVAAGGVAVYIHSLSSDLPDTNQLRNYQPPVVTRVHAADGELASEYAHERRLFMPIQMIPDRVKQAFISAEDKGFYTHPGIDLISLAGAAVKNLDTLVSGSNKRMVGASTITQQVAKVFLLTNERTIDRKIREAMLTLKIEQTYTKDQILELYLNEIYLGFRSYGVAAASLAYFDKPLADLKLEEVAFLAALPKAPENYNPYRNRQAAVERRNYVIQQMMENGYATREEGEAALKAPLVIAERNQSAKVFASDYFIEEVRRSLLAMYGEKGLYEGGLSVRTTLDPNMQVIARGVLQRALLRYDEAHGWRGAKKQIDISGDWGIPLAAEAALSDVPEWNLAVVLGFDGDAARIGLQPSKGPTGKVNDERVEGVIPLDQLKWAKWESGPKRGAAIKAASDVLSVGDVIYVEKTGNAIGTLEAYRLRQFPGISGALVAMDSTTGRVRALVGGFSFAESEFNRATQAMRQPGSSFKPFVYSAALDNGYTPASVIMDGPIEIDQGPGLGMWRPQNYGGGYAGPSTLRTGIEKSRNLMTVRLAQDMGMPLVAEYAKRFGIYDNMQPVLAMSLGAGETTVMRLVNAYAIIANGGRRVQPTLIDRVQDRFGRTIYRHDQRVCEGCNAGDWKGQDEPQLVDEREQVLDPMTAYQITSMMEGVVQRGTATVVKSLNRPIAGKTGTTNDEKDAWFVGFTPELTVGIFLGFDTPKPMGHGATGGTMAAPVFRDFMAQALAGQPPQEFKVPEGMVLIPIDRKTGMRAYEGESAIIEAFKPGTGPSDVYSVIGGDGMAWGVPTEVNPEADKAAVTGTGGLY, encoded by the coding sequence ATGGTCTTCGTAAGATTCTTCGGCTGGGTCTTCTCGATCGCGGCGTTGCTGTTCCTGGTGGCGGCCGGCGGTGTCGCCGTCTATATCCATTCCCTCAGCTCCGATCTGCCCGACACCAACCAGTTGCGCAATTACCAGCCGCCTGTGGTGACGCGCGTTCACGCTGCCGACGGCGAGCTTGCGTCCGAATACGCCCATGAACGTCGTTTGTTCATGCCGATCCAGATGATTCCCGACCGGGTCAAGCAGGCCTTCATCTCGGCCGAGGACAAGGGCTTCTACACCCATCCGGGCATCGATCTCATCAGCCTCGCCGGCGCGGCGGTCAAGAACCTCGACACCCTTGTGTCAGGCTCCAACAAGCGCATGGTCGGCGCCTCGACGATCACGCAGCAGGTCGCCAAGGTTTTCCTGCTGACCAACGAGCGCACCATCGATCGCAAGATCCGCGAAGCGATGCTGACCTTGAAGATCGAGCAGACCTACACCAAGGATCAGATCCTCGAGCTCTATCTCAACGAGATCTATCTCGGCTTCCGTTCCTACGGCGTTGCCGCCGCCTCGCTGGCCTATTTCGACAAGCCCCTCGCCGATCTGAAACTCGAAGAGGTCGCCTTCCTGGCCGCGCTGCCCAAGGCGCCGGAAAACTACAATCCCTATCGCAATCGTCAGGCTGCCGTCGAACGCCGTAACTACGTCATCCAGCAGATGATGGAAAACGGCTATGCGACGCGCGAGGAGGGGGAGGCTGCGCTCAAGGCGCCGCTGGTCATCGCCGAGCGCAACCAGTCGGCCAAGGTCTTCGCCTCAGACTACTTCATCGAGGAGGTGCGCCGCTCTTTGCTCGCCATGTATGGCGAGAAGGGGCTTTACGAAGGCGGCCTCTCCGTCCGCACGACGCTCGACCCGAATATGCAGGTGATCGCTCGTGGCGTGCTTCAGCGGGCGCTGTTGCGCTATGACGAAGCGCACGGTTGGCGCGGCGCCAAGAAGCAGATCGACATCTCCGGCGACTGGGGCATTCCACTGGCCGCCGAGGCGGCACTCTCCGACGTGCCCGAATGGAACCTCGCCGTCGTGCTCGGCTTCGACGGCGACGCCGCCCGAATCGGCCTGCAGCCTTCCAAGGGACCGACTGGAAAGGTGAATGACGAGCGCGTCGAGGGCGTCATCCCGCTCGATCAGTTGAAATGGGCGAAATGGGAGAGCGGCCCCAAGCGCGGCGCGGCGATCAAGGCCGCATCGGATGTGCTGTCGGTTGGCGACGTCATCTACGTCGAGAAGACCGGCAATGCCATCGGCACGCTGGAAGCCTATCGCCTCCGTCAGTTCCCGGGCATTTCCGGCGCCCTGGTGGCCATGGACTCGACCACCGGTCGCGTCCGCGCCCTGGTCGGTGGCTTCTCCTTCGCCGAAAGCGAGTTCAATCGGGCGACGCAGGCCATGCGCCAGCCCGGCTCGTCCTTCAAGCCTTTCGTCTATTCGGCCGCTCTCGACAATGGCTACACGCCGGCGTCGGTCATCATGGACGGGCCGATCGAGATCGATCAGGGGCCGGGCCTCGGCATGTGGCGGCCGCAGAACTATGGCGGCGGCTACGCCGGTCCTTCGACGCTCAGGACCGGCATCGAGAAGTCGCGCAACCTGATGACCGTCCGCCTCGCCCAGGACATGGGCATGCCGCTCGTCGCCGAATATGCCAAGCGTTTCGGCATCTACGACAACATGCAACCGGTCCTCGCCATGTCGCTTGGCGCCGGCGAGACGACGGTGATGCGGCTCGTCAATGCCTACGCCATCATCGCCAACGGCGGGCGCCGCGTGCAGCCGACCCTGATCGACCGCGTTCAGGACCGTTTCGGCCGGACCATCTATCGGCACGACCAGCGCGTCTGCGAGGGATGCAATGCCGGGGACTGGAAGGGGCAGGACGAGCCGCAGCTGGTCGACGAGCGCGAACAGGTGCTCGACCCGATGACGGCCTACCAGATCACGTCCATGATGGAAGGCGTCGTCCAGCGCGGCACTGCCACCGTGGTCAAGAGCCTCAATCGTCCGATCGCCGGCAAGACTGGTACCACCAACGATGAGAAGGACGCCTGGTTCGTGGGCTTCACCCCCGAGCTGACCGTCGGCATCTTCCTCGGCTTCGACACACCGAAGCCGATGGGCCACGGCGCGACCGGCGGCACCATGGCCGCACCCGTCTTCCGCGACTTCATGGCCCAGGCTCTGGCCGGTCAGCCGCCGCAGGAGTTCAAGGTGCCCGAGGGCATGGTGCTGATCCCGATCGATCGCAAGACAGGCATGCGCGCCTACGAGGGCGAGAGCGCGATCATCGAAGCCTTCAAGCCCGGCACCGGCCCGTCCGACGTCTACTCGGTCATCGGTGGCGACGGCATGGCCTGGGGCGTGCCGACCGAGGTCAACCCCGAAGCCGACAAGGCGGCGGTGACCGGTACCGGCGGTCTCTATTGA
- a CDS encoding N-acetylmuramoyl-L-alanine amidase, protein MTTVANRFAVFLRTVMLAAMALACLTAGAFASDPPVATDGRVVGDESRTRFVLDLSGEVDLSAFTLDEPYRVVIDLPEIDFRLPSGTGSTGRGLVSDWRYGQFAAGRSRIVLDVTGPVKIDKAFVLPAVENQPARMVLDLLKTTSAAFEEEQRKSQLARDEANQPVQKADQLPPPDRSKREKPLIVIDAGHGGVDAGTVSASGVLEKDIVLAFAKKLQERLEQTGKVAVLLSRTDDTFLPLGSRVQFARDHAADLFLSIHADSEHEGSVRGATVYTLSDKASDREAAALAAKENASDLIAGLDLQQEADDVTDILVDLTRRETRNFSAAFANGLIGDLASATRMIKNPRRSAGFQVLKAHDVPSVLVEIGYLSNDQDEKLLTSDEWRSRVADAVTQAVLRFFGQKYAYLGK, encoded by the coding sequence TTGACGACCGTTGCAAACCGCTTCGCAGTCTTTCTCCGCACCGTCATGCTGGCGGCAATGGCGCTTGCCTGCCTGACGGCGGGTGCGTTTGCCAGCGATCCGCCGGTGGCGACGGACGGCCGCGTCGTCGGCGACGAGAGCCGCACCCGTTTCGTGCTCGATCTTTCGGGGGAAGTCGATCTCAGCGCCTTCACCCTGGACGAGCCCTATCGTGTCGTCATCGACCTGCCCGAGATCGACTTCCGTCTGCCGTCCGGCACCGGCAGCACGGGGCGAGGTCTCGTAAGCGACTGGCGCTACGGACAGTTCGCGGCCGGTCGGTCGCGCATCGTGCTGGATGTCACCGGTCCGGTGAAGATCGACAAGGCCTTCGTGCTGCCGGCCGTGGAAAATCAGCCGGCCCGCATGGTTCTCGACCTGCTCAAGACGACCTCCGCCGCCTTCGAGGAGGAGCAGAGGAAGAGCCAGCTTGCTCGCGACGAGGCCAACCAGCCGGTCCAGAAGGCCGATCAGTTGCCGCCTCCCGATCGCAGCAAGCGTGAGAAGCCGCTGATCGTCATCGATGCGGGCCACGGCGGCGTCGATGCCGGCACCGTTTCCGCCTCGGGCGTGCTTGAGAAGGATATCGTCCTGGCCTTTGCCAAGAAGCTGCAGGAGCGCCTCGAGCAGACCGGCAAGGTCGCGGTTCTTTTGAGCCGTACCGACGATACGTTTCTGCCGCTCGGCTCCCGCGTCCAGTTCGCGCGCGATCATGCCGCCGATCTCTTCCTTTCCATCCACGCCGACTCCGAGCACGAGGGCTCGGTGCGCGGCGCCACCGTCTATACGCTGTCCGACAAGGCCTCGGACCGCGAGGCCGCTGCGCTCGCGGCCAAGGAAAACGCGTCCGACCTGATCGCCGGCCTCGACCTTCAGCAGGAGGCCGACGACGTGACCGATATTCTGGTCGACCTTACCCGGCGGGAAACGAGAAATTTCTCGGCCGCCTTCGCCAACGGACTCATCGGCGATCTCGCCTCCGCGACCCGGATGATCAAGAATCCGCGCCGCTCCGCCGGATTCCAGGTGCTGAAGGCCCATGACGTGCCCTCGGTCCTGGTGGAAATCGGCTATCTCTCCAACGATCAGGATGAGAAGTTGCTCACGTCTGACGAGTGGCGGTCTCGGGTCGCCGACGCCGTCACGCAGGCCGTACTGCGTTTCTTCGGCCAGAAATATGCCTACCTCGGCAAATAG